The Gallus gallus isolate bGalGal1 chromosome 3, bGalGal1.mat.broiler.GRCg7b, whole genome shotgun sequence genome window below encodes:
- the SHKBP1 gene encoding BTB/POZ domain-containing protein KCTD3 isoform X1, whose amino-acid sequence MAGNGGGFAGAGSGEIVQLNVGGTRFSTSRQTLMWIPDSFFSSLLSGRISTLKDETGAIFIDRDPTAFAPILNFLRTKELDLRGVSINVLRHEAEFYGITPLVRRLLLCEELERSSCGSVLFHGYLPPPGIPSRKINNTAGPPTDIRTGQNCSENDTHGGGVQPTLAGTGEGTVRLGFPVDPRKVLIVAGHHNWIVAAYAHFAVCYRIKESSGWQQVFTSPYLDWTIERVALNAKVVGGPHGDKDKMVAVASESSIILWSIQDGGSGSEIGVFSLGVPVDALFFIGNQLVATSHTGKVGVWNAVTQHWQVQDVVPITSYDTAGSFLLLGCNNGSIYYIDMQKFPLRMKDNDLLVTELYHDSSNDAITALSVYLTPKTSVSGNWIEIAYGTSSGAVRVIVQHPETVGSGPQLFQTFTVHRSPVTKIMLSEKHLVSVCADNNHVRTWTVTRFRGMISTQPGSTPLASFKILSLEEAESHGSYCSGNDIGPFGERDDQQVFIQKVVPITNKLFVRLSSTGKRICEIQAVDCTTISSFTVRECEGSSRMGSRPRRYLFTGHANGSIQMWDLTTAMDMVNKSEDKDVGGPTEEELLKLLDQCDLSTSRCATPNISPATSVVQPNRLRESNSSLQLQHHETIYETATYGSMRPYRESPLLARARRTESFHSYRDFQAFNLSSKSPVEKAAPVNGNSSQTEGRKSTAEGSAAEKAVLTAALEVRGTGLTDAGGCCSTEVHRLPESSLDPKRRGPEEEGEAKGESKKKTGFEGAGFLGRKKVPHLVSAPVLAEGGPELPGAASPSPTKTAASPRHRKNDSSCQDYGL is encoded by the exons ATGGCGGGGAACGGCGGAGGCTTCGCTGGCGCCGGGAGCGGGGAGATCGTCCAGCTCAACGTGGGCGGCACCAG GTTCAGCACTTCGAGACAAACACTGATGTGGATTCCagactcctttttttccag tttgCTGAGTGGGAGAATTTCAACACTGAAGGATGAAACTGGTGCT ATATTTATTGATAGAGATCCAACAGCATTTGCCCccattttaaattttcttcgCACAAAGGAGTTAGACTTAAG ggGGGTGAGTATTAATGTTCTCAGACATGAAGCTGAATTCTATGGAATCACTCCTTTAG ttAGGAGACTGCTTCTATGTGAAGAACTGGAACGCTCATCTTGTGGCAGTGTCCTGTTTCATGGCTATTTGCCTCCTCCAG GCATTCCCAGTcgtaaaataaataatactgcTGGGCCACCAACTGATATTAGAACTGGTCAAAACTGCTCTGAGAATGATACTCATGGAGGTGGTGTCCAACCTACACTTGCTGGTACTGGAGAAGGTACAGTCAGGCTAG GATTTCCTGTGGACCCACGGAAAGTTCTAATAGTAGCTGGCCATCACAATTGGATAGTAGCTGCCTATGCTCATTTTGCAGTTTGCTACAG aatcaaagaatcatctGGATGGCAGCAGGTGTTCACGAGTCCCTATCTTGACTGGACAATTGAGCGAGTAGCTCTCAATGCTAAGGTGGTTGGAGGACCTCATGGAGACAAGGACAAGATGGTTGCAGTTGCCTCAGAGAGTAGCATAATCTTATGGAGCATTCAAGATGGTGGTAGCGGCAGTGAAATTG ggGTGTTCAGCCTTGGAGTCCCTGTAGATGCTCTCTTCTTCATCGGCAACCAGTTGGTGGCTACAAGTCATACAGGGAAAGTAGGAGTGTGGAATGCTGTGACTCAGCACTGGCAG GTCCAGGATGTCGTTCCTATCACAAGCTACGATACTGCTGGGTCTtttctgctgctgggctgtAACAATGGCTCTATCTATTATATAG ACATGCAGAAGTTCCCATTGCGGATGAAGGACAATGATCTTCTAGTGACAGAATTGTACCATGACTCCTCCAATGACGCTATAACAGCGCTCAGTGTCTACCTCACGCCTAAAACAA GTGTAAGCGGCAATTGGATTGAGATAGCGTATGGTACCAGCTCTGGAGCAGTGAGGGTGATTGTACAGCACCCTGAAACAGTTGGATCTGGGCCTCAGCTCTTTCAGACTTTCACAGTTCATCGAAGTCCTGTTACCAAGATCATGCTCTCAGAGAAACACCTTGTGTCAG ttTGTGCAGATAACAACCATGTACGGACATGGACTGTGACTCGGTTCCGGGGCATGATTTCAACTCAGCCAGGCTCAACACCTCTTGCATCATTCAAAATCTTATCCCTGGAGGAAGCAGAGAGTCATGGCAGTTACTGTTCTGGAAATGACATCG gaCCCTTTGGTGAACGTGATGATCAACAGGTGTTTATTCAGAAAGTTGTTCCCATCACTAATAAGCTCTTTGTAAGGCTGTCTTCAACTGGGAAAAG aaTCTGTGAGATCCAAGCAGTAGATTGCACTACCATCTCCTCTTTTACTGTCCGGGAATGTGAAGGATCCAGCAGAATGGGCTCCCGACCCCGCCGTTACCTCTTCACCGGACATGCAAATGGCAGCATCCAGATGTGGGACCTGACCACAGCAATGGACATGGTTAACAAGAGTGAAGACAAAG ATGTTGGTGGCCCTacagaggaagagctgctgaagTTGCTTGACCAGTGTGACCTGAGTACATCACGCTGTGCCACACCCAACATCAGTCCTGCCACCTCGGTAGTTCAGCCAAACCGGCTGCGGGAATCTAATTCCAG CCTCCAACTGCAACACCACGAAACTATCTACGAAACAGCTACGTATGGTTCTATGCGGCCATACAGAGAAAGCCCCCTGCTGGCAAGAGCAAGGAGGACGGAGAGCTTTCACAGTTACCGGGACTTCCAGGCTTTCAACTTATCCAGCAAAAGCCCAGTAGAAAAGGCAGCCCCTGTAAATGGGAATTCAAGCCAGACAGAGGGCAGGAAGTCAACGGCTGAAGGCAGTGCAGCTGAGAAGGCAGTCCTGACAGCAGCACTTGAAGTGCGAGGCACTGGTCTGACAGATGCAGGTGGGTGTTGCAGTACAGAAGTTCACAGGCTGCCGGAGAGTTCTCTGGATCCCAAAAGAAGAGGACCAGAAGAGGAGGGTGAAGccaaaggagaaagcaaaaagaaaacagggtTTGAAGGAGCTGGTTtcctgggaaggaagaaagtgcCTCATCTGGTTTCTGCACCAGTGCTTGCTGAAGGTGGGCCTGAGTTACCTGGTGCGGCTTCTCCATCACCTACAAAGACAGCTGCTTCACCACGCCATCGGAAGAATGATTCATCTTGCCAAGACTATGGCTTGTGA
- the SHKBP1 gene encoding BTB/POZ domain-containing protein KCTD3 isoform X2, with protein sequence MAGNGGGFAGAGSGEIVQLNVGGTRFSTSRQTLMWIPDSFFSSLLSGRISTLKDETGAIFIDRDPTAFAPILNFLRTKELDLRGVSINVLRHEAEFYGITPLVRRLLLCEELERSSCGSVLFHGYLPPPGIPSRKINNTAGPPTDIRTGQNCSENDTHGGGVQPTLAGTGEGFPVDPRKVLIVAGHHNWIVAAYAHFAVCYRIKESSGWQQVFTSPYLDWTIERVALNAKVVGGPHGDKDKMVAVASESSIILWSIQDGGSGSEIGVFSLGVPVDALFFIGNQLVATSHTGKVGVWNAVTQHWQVQDVVPITSYDTAGSFLLLGCNNGSIYYIDMQKFPLRMKDNDLLVTELYHDSSNDAITALSVYLTPKTSVSGNWIEIAYGTSSGAVRVIVQHPETVGSGPQLFQTFTVHRSPVTKIMLSEKHLVSVCADNNHVRTWTVTRFRGMISTQPGSTPLASFKILSLEEAESHGSYCSGNDIGPFGERDDQQVFIQKVVPITNKLFVRLSSTGKRICEIQAVDCTTISSFTVRECEGSSRMGSRPRRYLFTGHANGSIQMWDLTTAMDMVNKSEDKDVGGPTEEELLKLLDQCDLSTSRCATPNISPATSVVQPNRLRESNSSLQLQHHETIYETATYGSMRPYRESPLLARARRTESFHSYRDFQAFNLSSKSPVEKAAPVNGNSSQTEGRKSTAEGSAAEKAVLTAALEVRGTGLTDAGGCCSTEVHRLPESSLDPKRRGPEEEGEAKGESKKKTGFEGAGFLGRKKVPHLVSAPVLAEGGPELPGAASPSPTKTAASPRHRKNDSSCQDYGL encoded by the exons ATGGCGGGGAACGGCGGAGGCTTCGCTGGCGCCGGGAGCGGGGAGATCGTCCAGCTCAACGTGGGCGGCACCAG GTTCAGCACTTCGAGACAAACACTGATGTGGATTCCagactcctttttttccag tttgCTGAGTGGGAGAATTTCAACACTGAAGGATGAAACTGGTGCT ATATTTATTGATAGAGATCCAACAGCATTTGCCCccattttaaattttcttcgCACAAAGGAGTTAGACTTAAG ggGGGTGAGTATTAATGTTCTCAGACATGAAGCTGAATTCTATGGAATCACTCCTTTAG ttAGGAGACTGCTTCTATGTGAAGAACTGGAACGCTCATCTTGTGGCAGTGTCCTGTTTCATGGCTATTTGCCTCCTCCAG GCATTCCCAGTcgtaaaataaataatactgcTGGGCCACCAACTGATATTAGAACTGGTCAAAACTGCTCTGAGAATGATACTCATGGAGGTGGTGTCCAACCTACACTTGCTGGTACTGGAGAAG GATTTCCTGTGGACCCACGGAAAGTTCTAATAGTAGCTGGCCATCACAATTGGATAGTAGCTGCCTATGCTCATTTTGCAGTTTGCTACAG aatcaaagaatcatctGGATGGCAGCAGGTGTTCACGAGTCCCTATCTTGACTGGACAATTGAGCGAGTAGCTCTCAATGCTAAGGTGGTTGGAGGACCTCATGGAGACAAGGACAAGATGGTTGCAGTTGCCTCAGAGAGTAGCATAATCTTATGGAGCATTCAAGATGGTGGTAGCGGCAGTGAAATTG ggGTGTTCAGCCTTGGAGTCCCTGTAGATGCTCTCTTCTTCATCGGCAACCAGTTGGTGGCTACAAGTCATACAGGGAAAGTAGGAGTGTGGAATGCTGTGACTCAGCACTGGCAG GTCCAGGATGTCGTTCCTATCACAAGCTACGATACTGCTGGGTCTtttctgctgctgggctgtAACAATGGCTCTATCTATTATATAG ACATGCAGAAGTTCCCATTGCGGATGAAGGACAATGATCTTCTAGTGACAGAATTGTACCATGACTCCTCCAATGACGCTATAACAGCGCTCAGTGTCTACCTCACGCCTAAAACAA GTGTAAGCGGCAATTGGATTGAGATAGCGTATGGTACCAGCTCTGGAGCAGTGAGGGTGATTGTACAGCACCCTGAAACAGTTGGATCTGGGCCTCAGCTCTTTCAGACTTTCACAGTTCATCGAAGTCCTGTTACCAAGATCATGCTCTCAGAGAAACACCTTGTGTCAG ttTGTGCAGATAACAACCATGTACGGACATGGACTGTGACTCGGTTCCGGGGCATGATTTCAACTCAGCCAGGCTCAACACCTCTTGCATCATTCAAAATCTTATCCCTGGAGGAAGCAGAGAGTCATGGCAGTTACTGTTCTGGAAATGACATCG gaCCCTTTGGTGAACGTGATGATCAACAGGTGTTTATTCAGAAAGTTGTTCCCATCACTAATAAGCTCTTTGTAAGGCTGTCTTCAACTGGGAAAAG aaTCTGTGAGATCCAAGCAGTAGATTGCACTACCATCTCCTCTTTTACTGTCCGGGAATGTGAAGGATCCAGCAGAATGGGCTCCCGACCCCGCCGTTACCTCTTCACCGGACATGCAAATGGCAGCATCCAGATGTGGGACCTGACCACAGCAATGGACATGGTTAACAAGAGTGAAGACAAAG ATGTTGGTGGCCCTacagaggaagagctgctgaagTTGCTTGACCAGTGTGACCTGAGTACATCACGCTGTGCCACACCCAACATCAGTCCTGCCACCTCGGTAGTTCAGCCAAACCGGCTGCGGGAATCTAATTCCAG CCTCCAACTGCAACACCACGAAACTATCTACGAAACAGCTACGTATGGTTCTATGCGGCCATACAGAGAAAGCCCCCTGCTGGCAAGAGCAAGGAGGACGGAGAGCTTTCACAGTTACCGGGACTTCCAGGCTTTCAACTTATCCAGCAAAAGCCCAGTAGAAAAGGCAGCCCCTGTAAATGGGAATTCAAGCCAGACAGAGGGCAGGAAGTCAACGGCTGAAGGCAGTGCAGCTGAGAAGGCAGTCCTGACAGCAGCACTTGAAGTGCGAGGCACTGGTCTGACAGATGCAGGTGGGTGTTGCAGTACAGAAGTTCACAGGCTGCCGGAGAGTTCTCTGGATCCCAAAAGAAGAGGACCAGAAGAGGAGGGTGAAGccaaaggagaaagcaaaaagaaaacagggtTTGAAGGAGCTGGTTtcctgggaaggaagaaagtgcCTCATCTGGTTTCTGCACCAGTGCTTGCTGAAGGTGGGCCTGAGTTACCTGGTGCGGCTTCTCCATCACCTACAAAGACAGCTGCTTCACCACGCCATCGGAAGAATGATTCATCTTGCCAAGACTATGGCTTGTGA